A stretch of Shinella zoogloeoides DNA encodes these proteins:
- the zwf gene encoding glucose-6-phosphate dehydrogenase: MSSQIIPVEPFDYVVFGGTGDLAERKLLPALYHRQLAGQLSDPTRIIGASRTAFTDEEYRKFAVDALKEHLKAEEFDDAQVKTFCDRLFYVAVDAKSDQGWDKLKELLDEGKDRVRAFYLAVAPAIFGDISEKIRDHKMITKQTRIVVEKPIGRDLASANELNNTIGKVFHEEQIFRIDHYLGKETVQNLMALRFANALYEPLWNSAHIDHVQITVAESVGLESRAGYYDKAGALRDMVQNHILQLLCLVAMEVPSSMDAEAVRDEKLKVLRALKPIDQYNVERLTVRGQYRAGASAGGPVKGYLEELEGGVSNTETFVAVKAEIGNWRWAGVPFYIRTGKRLAARMSEIVITFKPIPHSIFDPSAGRIEANQLIIRLQPDEGVKQSLMIKDPGPGGMRLRNVSLDMSFAEAFDARNADAYERLLLDVIRNNQTLFMRRDEVEAAWRWVDPILKAWEATGQQAQGYTAGTWGPSQAIALIERDGRTWHET, from the coding sequence ATGAGCAGCCAGATCATTCCCGTTGAGCCTTTCGACTATGTCGTCTTCGGCGGAACCGGCGACCTTGCGGAACGCAAGCTCCTTCCGGCCCTCTACCACCGGCAGCTCGCCGGCCAGCTTTCGGACCCGACGCGCATCATCGGCGCGTCGCGCACCGCCTTCACGGACGAGGAATACCGCAAGTTCGCGGTCGATGCGCTGAAGGAACACCTGAAGGCAGAGGAATTCGACGACGCGCAGGTCAAGACCTTCTGCGACCGGCTGTTCTATGTGGCGGTCGACGCCAAGTCCGACCAGGGCTGGGACAAGCTGAAGGAATTGCTGGACGAGGGCAAGGACCGCGTGCGCGCCTTCTATCTCGCCGTGGCCCCCGCCATCTTCGGCGACATCTCGGAGAAGATCCGCGATCACAAGATGATCACCAAGCAGACGCGCATCGTCGTCGAAAAGCCGATCGGCCGCGATCTTGCCTCCGCCAATGAGCTGAACAACACGATCGGCAAGGTCTTCCACGAAGAGCAGATCTTCCGCATCGACCACTATCTCGGCAAGGAGACGGTGCAGAACCTGATGGCGCTTCGCTTCGCCAACGCGCTCTACGAGCCGCTGTGGAACTCCGCCCATATCGACCATGTGCAGATCACGGTCGCCGAATCGGTCGGCCTCGAAAGCCGCGCCGGCTACTACGACAAGGCGGGCGCGCTGCGCGACATGGTGCAGAACCATATCCTCCAGCTGCTCTGCCTCGTGGCGATGGAAGTGCCCTCCTCCATGGACGCCGAGGCCGTGCGCGACGAGAAGCTGAAGGTGCTGCGCGCCCTGAAGCCCATCGACCAGTACAATGTCGAGCGCCTCACCGTGCGCGGCCAGTATCGCGCCGGCGCCTCTGCGGGCGGCCCGGTCAAGGGTTACCTGGAAGAGCTGGAAGGCGGCGTTTCCAACACGGAGACCTTCGTCGCCGTCAAGGCCGAGATCGGCAACTGGCGCTGGGCGGGCGTGCCCTTCTACATCCGCACGGGCAAGCGCCTTGCCGCGCGCATGTCGGAGATCGTCATCACCTTCAAGCCGATCCCGCATTCGATCTTCGATCCCTCGGCGGGCCGCATCGAAGCCAACCAGCTCATCATCCGCCTGCAGCCGGACGAGGGCGTCAAGCAGTCGCTGATGATCAAGGACCCCGGTCCAGGCGGTATGCGCCTGCGCAACGTCTCGCTCGACATGAGCTTTGCCGAGGCCTTCGACGCGCGTAATGCCGATGCCTACGAGCGCCTTTTGCTCGACGTCATCCGCAACAACCAGACGCTCTTCATGCGCCGCGACGAAGTGGAAGCCGCATGGCGCTGGGTCGACCCGATCCTGAAAGCCTGGGAAGCGACAGGCCAGCAGGCGCAGGGCTACACCGCCGGCACCTGGGGCCCGAGCCAGGCCATCGCCCTCATCGAGCGCGACGGCCGCACCTGGCACGAAACGTAA